The stretch of DNA CGCCGCGGACCCGCGCCTGGACGTTCTCCTCGGCGAGCCCGGCCAGGCCGAGGCCGTCGACGAAGGCGTCGACCATCGGCTGCACCGGCACCACGCGGTGGCGGGTGCCCTGCCGGTGGGCGAGCTCGGCGGCGTCGGACAGCGAGTGCTCGGAGGAGTAGCGGGTGGGCATGGCGACGGTGTGGACGTGCTCGGCACCGAGCGCGTCGACCGCCAGGGTGGCGACCAGCGCGGAGTCGATGCCGCCGGAGAGGCCCAGCACCACGTCGGTGAAGCCGTTCTTGCGCGCGTAGTCGCGCAGGCCGAGCACGAGGGCGCGGTAGACCTCCTCGCACTCCTCCACCGGCTCGACCGGGACCGGACGCAGCCGGCCCTGCGGCTCGGGGCCGGCGTCGGCGTGGACGACCACGCGGTCGTAGAGCCGGCCGGGGCCCTCGTCGGTGGCGCCGGCGGGCAGGTCGAGGTCGACGACGAGGACGTGCTCGACGAACTGCGGCGCGCGGGCGAGCACCTCGCCGTCGGGGGCGACGACGAGGGACTGCCCGTCGAAGACCAGCTCGTCCTGGCCGCCGACGAGGTTGACGTAGGCCACGGTGCAGCCCGTCTCGGCGGCTCGGGAGCGGCACAGGTCGTAGCGGACCCGGTGCTTGCCCTGCTCGTACGGGCTGGCGTTGACGACGAGCACGAGGCCCGGGTCGTGCTCGGCCTCCGCGAGCTGGGCGGTCACCCCGCCGTCGCGCCACAGGTCCTCGCAGACGAGGACCGCGACGTCGACGCCCCGCACCACGACCCGCTGCCCGTGCGTGCCGGGGGCAAAGATCCGCTGCTCGTCGAACACGCCGGAGTTGGGCAGGTGGTTCTTGGCGTAGCGGGCGACGACCTCGCCGCCGTGCAGCACGGCTGCGCAGTTCTGGCTGGCCAGGCTCGGCAGCCCGGTCCGCTGCACGTCGCGGCCGGCGGCGTCCACGTCCTGGTCGAGGTAGCCGACGACGACCACGACGTCGCCGT from Aquipuribacter hungaricus encodes:
- a CDS encoding NAD+ synthase, which produces MPRLRLALAQVDTVVGDLAANVARARAAVAEAAAAGADLVALPEMCVTGYPVEDLALRPSFVAASRQAVADLARVVAEDGHGDVVVVVGYLDQDVDAAGRDVQRTGLPSLASQNCAAVLHGGEVVARYAKNHLPNSGVFDEQRIFAPGTHGQRVVVRGVDVAVLVCEDLWRDGGVTAQLAEAEHDPGLVLVVNASPYEQGKHRVRYDLCRSRAAETGCTVAYVNLVGGQDELVFDGQSLVVAPDGEVLARAPQFVEHVLVVDLDLPAGATDEGPGRLYDRVVVHADAGPEPQGRLRPVPVEPVEECEEVYRALVLGLRDYARKNGFTDVVLGLSGGIDSALVATLAVDALGAEHVHTVAMPTRYSSEHSLSDAAELAHRQGTRHRVVPVQPMVDAFVDGLGLAGLAEENVQARVRGVVLMGISNSEGQLVLAPGNKSELATGYSTVYGDAVGGFAPIKDVVKTLVWRLARWRNADALSRGEQAPIPESSIDKAPSAELRPGQVDSDSLPDYELLDAVVDGYVVGDLGHADLVARGASEELVDRVVRMVDRAEWKRRQYPPGTKVSAKAFGRDRRLPVTNRWVEPAARD